AAGGCCTTCAATCAGGTGGAGATCCCCCACGGCTGGGGCGGGGCCGTGGCCGCGGCGGCGAAGACCGCCGGTGTGCCGGCCTCCGTGCTCGCCTCGCAGCTGGAAGCCGAAAGCGGCTGGAACCCGAACGCCAAATCCCCGGTGGGAGCCGCGGGCCTGGCCCAATTCATGCCCGGCACCTGGGCATCGTACGGCGACGGGGGTGACATCCTGAATCCCGTCCATGCCATCGCCGCCCAGGGCCGCTACATGGCCGCCCTCATCAAGCAGTTGCTCCCGGTGGCCAGGAGCAGCGGGCAGGACATCGTCCGTCTCGCCCTTGCCGGGTACAACGCAGGTCCCGGCGCGGTTGAGGCGGCGAAAGGGATCCCGGCCTTTGCCGAGACCCGCGACTATGTGGACAAGATCATGCGCACTGCCCAGGAGAAGTACGGCGCTTCGTGCCCGGCCAGCGGCAACGTCGAGGTCGGCGCGCTGACCGGCAAATGGTCCAGGCCGCTGCCCGGCTCCACGTTCACCTCCGGGTACGGGCCACGCCCCACCCCCGCGGGGACGTTGAACATCGGCGGGAACTTCCACTACGGGATCGACTTCGCCACACCCGGCACCGCCGGGACGGTCGTGGCCGTGATGGACATGAAGATCGTCATCGCCCATGAGCTGCAGTCCAGCAGCGGCACCTGGGTCGCCGGGGTGAGCCTGGACGGCAAACTCACCGCCACCTACTCCCACATGGAAGCCGGATCCCTGCGCGTGAAGGAAGGCGACACGGTCTCCGCCGGCACCCCGCTCGGCACCGAAGGAGCCACCGGCAACGTCACTGGCAGGC
The DNA window shown above is from Arthrobacter sp. FW305-BF8 and carries:
- a CDS encoding peptidoglycan DD-metalloendopeptidase family protein, with translation MRKAGLLLLVPALPILIVACLLLIAVLSVGGGTAPAQAACTSVNGKAFNQVEIPHGWGGAVAAAAKTAGVPASVLASQLEAESGWNPNAKSPVGAAGLAQFMPGTWASYGDGGDILNPVHAIAAQGRYMAALIKQLLPVARSSGQDIVRLALAGYNAGPGAVEAAKGIPAFAETRDYVDKIMRTAQEKYGASCPASGNVEVGALTGKWSRPLPGSTFTSGYGPRPTPAGTLNIGGNFHYGIDFATPGTAGTVVAVMDMKIVIAHELQSSSGTWVAGVSLDGKLTATYSHMEAGSLRVKEGDTVSAGTPLGTEGATGNVTGRHLHFEMYQGAPKDPRLGAVDPKLGEVKPIDPTPILKGKGVL